TACCGCTCATCCTGATGGTATCCGTGGCGCTGGCACTGCCTGCGCTGGCCCAGGGCACGTACACCGCCAGCGACAGCGGCAAGACGATCTATGTGAATAGTGGAGACGCGTTCACGGTAAAGCTCGACGAGAACCCGTCGACGGGCTACTCGTGGAATTTGACGGTCGGAGACGGGCTTAAGGTGATCAATGACGATTATGTTTCCGCCAGTACCGGCCTGATAGGCAGTGGAGGATATCACATATGGACGATCCAGGCCACGAAGGCTGGCACGTACAAAGTCCAGGGCATCTACAAGCGCCCCTGGGAGCCCTTGACCGGCAGCGAGAAAAAATATTCGCTGACGGTAAAGGTGACAGCACCTTCGGCCGGCACCGGCTTACCGTCCGGGATAACGTTCCCGAAGATGCCGACGCTGAATGACATTATGCCGAAGTTCTCGTTCGACCTTTCGAGCATCTTCAGCCAGTTCCCGAAATTTTAACGGCTTAGCCTCCCGGGCGGGCCCATCACTCCCGCCCTGAGGCCATGACCCGGGTTTTCCAGTCGCCATAGAATGAGGCGAAGCTTACGCCGGTGCACTGCAGGAAGGCGGCGTCAAAGCTTTCCTCGGGGCACTCCAGCAACTTTTTTATGATTTCGAGGCCGTAGCGCCTTTCCATGTATTTTACCAGGCTATATGACTGCATGTAGCCGTTCTTCGATACGGCGCAGTCCTCGCTCTTTATGGCATCGTAGATCCCGGCAGTATCCAGAAAACCGTGCCCCACGATATAATGCGACACGTCGGCATCGTCGAGTGGCTCCCGCGAGATCCAGGTACAAATGCCTTCTTCCATCCAGTGGTACTCCGAGGGGTCTTTTTTTGATAGCATCTCGTTAACTGCCAGGTGCGTTAGCTCGTGGGATGCCAGGACCGGCAGCGATGAGCAATTATTAATCGAGCTATTTCGCAGGACGATGGCGCTGAATTCCTTGTTCCACCCCGAGAAGGAGTCCACATGTTTTCCGACCTTATCCATCGCTCCGTCGCTAATGATGACCACTTCGACATGGTCGGGACATGTGCCGAATGTGCCGTTCACGCGGCCGTAGGCCGCATCAAGGGCGGCCTGGAGCCCGGAGCTTGCCGTCTCCGGGCAGTCCCGGAAGCTGATGCCGAAATGCCCCGCATCCGCCGACGCCGTCCCGGCGAGAAGTAAGGTTAGAGCTAAGGCGCAAGATACAGCCGTCCATCCCATATATAGAAATATGGCCCACACCGATTTATCCTGTGATACAAGAAAGAGCGGTAAAAAAATATCGTAAAAGAATGACGGCTTATCACCAGGAAAAATGGTGGGGCCAGCCGAATTTGAACCGGCGTCTCAAGACCCCCAGTCTTGAAGGATGGACCAGGCTACCCTATGGCCCCACAAAAATCCGACGTAGCCTTAAAGTGTTATTTTACATATATATGGTTTTTGATTCAAAGCGACAGAATGCTTAATATATATAGCAGCCAATTATTTTAAAGGCAATTATCCCGTTATTTAAAAATGTCATCGCTGTGTGCATTAAAAAATAAGCCGCATCATATAAGTACCTATAAAATAAATGCTCTACTTAATAAAGGGGAGATGGAACACGGTCGACCTGGATGAAAAAGATAGAAAGATCGTCTCGCTCTTCGAGACAAACCCGGACGTATCGCAAGTCGAGATCGCAGAACAGGTCGGGCTCTCCCAGCCCACCGTGGGCGCCCGCATTTCCAAGCTTAAGCAAACTGGCGTCATATCCACCATCGCCGGCATGAACCTGATGAAGGTCGGCCTCAAGATGGCCAAGGTCGACGTCACCACCAAAGATTCGATTAAACTAATTAATCAGTTCAAGGATTGCCCCTACTTTTTAAATGGTTTCATCGTCTCCGGTAAAGAGAACGTGTGCATGCATTTCATCGCCGAGGACATTTCGTCCGTGGAGGCCATCGTCGATAAGCACATCCGTAGCGACCCCTCGGTCACTGACGTGGACATGGGCGTCGTCGTAACGACTATCAAGGACATGATACAGCCCGTGAAGCTGAACGTGGAGAAGGGGAGTATGACGCCGTGCGGCCATGATTGCGCGTTATGCGAGTACTATACGAGCAAACGGTGCCTCGGGTGTGCCGCATCGAAGGCTTATAAGGGTAACTTCTGGTAAGATATAACAATTTTTCAATCGTGCTTATGCCTTTCGCTGGATGGTTCGGTTTTTATTTGCGTCGCTAACTGAACTAAAATCAAGGCTCTCCTGGCGCTCCATCGGGCTGCGCTTCCACATGTTTAACGCCGATGCCGTGGGATATATCGTAGATATTCATCACCCGCCCGAAGGAGTTTACCTCCTCGGGGCTCAGATCATCCCTGACACGGACCAGCCGCGGGAAGCGTAAAGCATAGCCGCTCGAATAGATGGGGCTCTTCTGGATCTCCTGGAACTTCACTTCCACGATGACGTCCGGCCTGACGGCCACGATACGCCCCTGTTCCGCCGTTATCAGCGGCTTCAGGCGCTCGGTCATCTCCTGCAATTGCTCGTCCGAGAACCCGCTCGCGACCCGCCCCAGGACGAGGTACTCATCCGAGTTCTCGTCCAGCGCGGCCACTTCGAAGGACGTGAGCCACCCGGCCTTGCGGCCGTGGCCCCATTCCGCGGAAACTATGGCCAGGTCCAGCGTGTCCAGGACCTCCTTGATCTTGACCATCTTCTTGCCCCGGACGCCGGGCGTATAAGTGGCGCTCAAATCTTTGGCCATGAGCCCCTCGTTTCCGCTCTTCAGGGACGCTTTGAACAGATCCTGTGCGGCTTTGACGTCGTCCGTTATAAGCGCCAGCGCGGGCTTCAGGGTCTCGTCAAGCGGCACGACGGCCGTCTCCAGGATCCGCCGGCGCTCCGTGAAAGGCTTATCGATGGCGCTCTCGCCGTTGATGTAAAGAATATCAAAGGGCCGCAGGAACAGGGGGAACAGCTTCTTTTTCTCCTCCACGCCGTAGATCCGCCGCAGCCGGGTTAAAATGTTCTGGAAGGGCACGGGGCGGCCGGTCTTCGGGTCCGTCGCGATGCACTCGCTGTCCAGGATCGCCGAGTCGGCCTTTACGCTCTGCCGGACATATGCCACGATCTCGGGCAGGGCGTCCGTAAGATTCTCCAGGCGCCGGCTATAGAGCCGCACTTCGTCGCCCTTTTTATGGACTTGCAGGCGGGCGCCGTCGTACTTGGTCTCGAAGTCCGCCTTCCCGCCCATGACGTCCAGCGCTTCCTGGATGCTGGCCACGTTCTGGGCAAGCATGGGGCGGACGGGGCGCATAGGGCGGATATTGATAGCATTGAGGCCGGTATCGCCCGAGGCCATTGCCACTTTCGCGGTCTCGCCCAGATCACTCGTAAGCATGCTGGCCCTGCGCACAAGGTCTACCTGGACGTTAAACGCCCGGGCTATGGCCTCTTCCATGACGCCCTCCTTAGCGCCCGAGAGCACGTACTCCATTGCCAGGCTGACGATGTACTCCGCCTCTTTGGGCGTGGCCCTGCGTAATAGTCCGATGAGGACTTTCTGCTTCTTGGTGGCCGAGCCGGCGCCCGTTAGCTTAGCGATCTCGACGAACGTGTCGTAGACGTCCCTGACCATGATCGCTTCCGCCTCGAAGAACATGGTCTGCCTGCGCTTCTGGAACATCTCCTCGGCCGTGACGCCCAGATGTCCCGTATTCTTGTAGCTTTCGACGACCTTCGCCTCCGGGTTGTATGTGATGGTCGATATGATCTTGATGATGGTCTGGCTGGCAATGCCGATCTTGCGCTCATCCCACAGGGGAAAGACCCGGCCGGTCAGGAATGTGACGATGACGGGCAGGTCGTCGGCCGGCACGCCCCGGATTAAATCCGCGACGATGGCCGTCTTCTCCAGGCGGCTCGCCGTGCGGCGCAATTTTTCGAAAACATCCACTAGCTCGCTGAATAACATAAAGTCAACTAATAATGTGGGTCATAGGGCATATTGTTTTTCGTTAGAGCTATTTGAACAGCTTTTTATATTCCCCGTAGCCCTCTTTTTCGAGGTCTTCCTTAGGTATAAAGCGCAGCGCCGCCGAGTTGATGCAGTACCGCAGGCCCGTCGGCCCCGGGCCGTCGTCGAAGACGTGGCCGAGGTGGGAGTCCGAGTCTTTGCTCCTTACTTCCGTCCTCACCATGCCGTGGCTCTTGTCCTGCCTCTCCTCGACCTTTCCAATCGGCTTCGTGA
This genomic stretch from Methanocella sp. harbors:
- a CDS encoding protease inhibitor I42 family protein, with amino-acid sequence MRRLMDVLLVLPLILMVSVALALPALAQGTYTASDSGKTIYVNSGDAFTVKLDENPSTGYSWNLTVGDGLKVINDDYVSASTGLIGSGGYHIWTIQATKAGTYKVQGIYKRPWEPLTGSEKKYSLTVKVTAPSAGTGLPSGITFPKMPTLNDIMPKFSFDLSSIFSQFPKF
- a CDS encoding peptidase MA family metallohydrolase; this encodes MGWTAVSCALALTLLLAGTASADAGHFGISFRDCPETASSGLQAALDAAYGRVNGTFGTCPDHVEVVIISDGAMDKVGKHVDSFSGWNKEFSAIVLRNSSINNCSSLPVLASHELTHLAVNEMLSKKDPSEYHWMEEGICTWISREPLDDADVSHYIVGHGFLDTAGIYDAIKSEDCAVSKNGYMQSYSLVKYMERRYGLEIIKKLLECPEESFDAAFLQCTGVSFASFYGDWKTRVMASGRE
- a CDS encoding Lrp/AsnC family transcriptional regulator, with the protein product MLYLIKGRWNTVDLDEKDRKIVSLFETNPDVSQVEIAEQVGLSQPTVGARISKLKQTGVISTIAGMNLMKVGLKMAKVDVTTKDSIKLINQFKDCPYFLNGFIVSGKENVCMHFIAEDISSVEAIVDKHIRSDPSVTDVDMGVVVTTIKDMIQPVKLNVEKGSMTPCGHDCALCEYYTSKRCLGCAASKAYKGNFW
- a CDS encoding ATP-dependent DNA ligase — its product is MLFSELVDVFEKLRRTASRLEKTAIVADLIRGVPADDLPVIVTFLTGRVFPLWDERKIGIASQTIIKIISTITYNPEAKVVESYKNTGHLGVTAEEMFQKRRQTMFFEAEAIMVRDVYDTFVEIAKLTGAGSATKKQKVLIGLLRRATPKEAEYIVSLAMEYVLSGAKEGVMEEAIARAFNVQVDLVRRASMLTSDLGETAKVAMASGDTGLNAINIRPMRPVRPMLAQNVASIQEALDVMGGKADFETKYDGARLQVHKKGDEVRLYSRRLENLTDALPEIVAYVRQSVKADSAILDSECIATDPKTGRPVPFQNILTRLRRIYGVEEKKKLFPLFLRPFDILYINGESAIDKPFTERRRILETAVVPLDETLKPALALITDDVKAAQDLFKASLKSGNEGLMAKDLSATYTPGVRGKKMVKIKEVLDTLDLAIVSAEWGHGRKAGWLTSFEVAALDENSDEYLVLGRVASGFSDEQLQEMTERLKPLITAEQGRIVAVRPDVIVEVKFQEIQKSPIYSSGYALRFPRLVRVRDDLSPEEVNSFGRVMNIYDISHGIGVKHVEAQPDGAPGEP
- the msrB gene encoding peptide-methionine (R)-S-oxide reductase MsrB, with the protein product MAQVSKPSQEELKKKLNPMQYNVTQEQGTEPPFQNEFWDNKRDGIYVDIVTGEPLFSSKDKFDSGCGWPSFTKPIGKVEERQDKSHGMVRTEVRSKDSDSHLGHVFDDGPGPTGLRYCINSAALRFIPKEDLEKEGYGEYKKLFK